The following are from one region of the Pseudobacteriovorax antillogorgiicola genome:
- a CDS encoding ankyrin repeat domain-containing protein, whose product MSAGDWKDLFRAVQENNLPMVKYHVDAAVDLDYQHPEILTTPLVEAIKQGHDEIAIYLINSGASLTVRSELEGLLPLEAAKKWQRQGLKLLILENGGGKKGSSLSRWLDRLLPF is encoded by the coding sequence GTGTCTGCAGGTGATTGGAAAGACTTATTTCGAGCGGTTCAAGAAAACAATCTTCCTATGGTGAAGTATCACGTGGATGCTGCTGTGGATTTGGACTACCAGCATCCCGAGATCTTGACCACACCACTAGTTGAAGCCATCAAGCAAGGCCACGATGAGATCGCTATCTATCTTATCAACAGTGGTGCTTCGCTGACTGTGCGTTCTGAGCTGGAGGGGCTCTTACCTCTTGAGGCTGCGAAAAAGTGGCAGAGGCAAGGCTTGAAGCTTCTTATCTTAGAAAACGGAGGAGGTAAAAAGGGAAGTAGTTTAAGCCGATGGCTCGACCGCCTACTTCCCTTCTAA
- a CDS encoding helix-turn-helix transcriptional regulator, whose product MNQQIENFCRSHRLTSKETQVMGHLIGGQDTSAAYLAENLQVSPNTIRIHLRNINFKLGTHSKAQTLQKFIQSLTP is encoded by the coding sequence ATGAATCAGCAAATTGAAAATTTCTGCAGAAGCCATCGATTGACTAGTAAAGAAACACAGGTCATGGGCCACCTGATCGGCGGCCAGGATACTTCCGCTGCTTATCTAGCAGAAAACCTTCAAGTTTCGCCCAACACTATTCGCATCCACCTGCGAAACATCAATTTCAAACTGGGCACTCACAGTAAAGCGCAGACTCTCCAAAAATTTATCCAATCGCTGACCCCATAA
- a CDS encoding DUF4382 domain-containing protein → MKANHSLSLMFYGFLATAIACGTYIGNPEEGDSTQTETEGVGDPEDGDTPGTQDPVLDPDSELPDEPIVNDPSGAADSLFTLALTDAPIDDLQSFFITISEVIIRQESGGLVNIPISYSQEIDLLNYQGSQSIVFAASNDIPLGNYSEIRVTLDPNNPPRAIDKAGGNIEVNAPSAETSGIKIASNFTVDASGIGITLDFDLRKSLKVTGPRLKLSPKIRAAKNKEAFGVAGLIQLANVVCIYEEGTVADTTDECDNALSAALVGESRFKIGFVPNGRYYLRFFQDDSSIDSEIFTVDGKNVRVDEPSR, encoded by the coding sequence ATGAAAGCCAATCATAGCTTAAGCCTAATGTTCTATGGGTTTCTCGCAACTGCGATCGCCTGTGGAACTTACATTGGCAATCCGGAAGAAGGTGATTCCACCCAAACAGAAACAGAAGGTGTAGGAGACCCGGAGGATGGTGATACACCTGGAACTCAGGACCCAGTGCTTGATCCTGATAGCGAGCTTCCTGATGAACCTATTGTGAATGACCCCAGTGGGGCAGCAGATAGTTTGTTTACCCTGGCTCTGACAGATGCGCCGATTGATGATCTTCAGTCATTTTTTATAACTATTTCAGAAGTCATCATCCGGCAGGAATCTGGAGGACTGGTAAACATTCCTATCAGCTATTCTCAGGAAATCGACCTTCTCAATTACCAGGGTAGCCAATCAATTGTGTTCGCCGCCTCGAATGATATTCCATTAGGAAACTATAGCGAAATCAGGGTCACCTTAGATCCCAATAATCCACCGCGGGCGATAGATAAGGCGGGCGGCAATATTGAAGTGAATGCACCCAGCGCTGAAACTTCAGGTATCAAAATAGCTAGCAACTTTACCGTTGATGCCAGTGGAATAGGAATTACCCTAGATTTTGATCTCCGAAAATCCCTCAAAGTCACGGGTCCCCGCTTAAAGCTATCTCCAAAGATTCGGGCTGCCAAAAACAAGGAGGCCTTTGGTGTAGCCGGGCTGATTCAACTAGCCAATGTAGTGTGTATCTACGAGGAAGGCACTGTAGCGGACACCACTGACGAATGTGACAACGCTCTCAGTGCAGCGCTCGTGGGCGAATCACGATTCAAAATTGGATTCGTTCCCAATGGTCGCTACTACCTAAGGTTTTTTCAAGATGACAGCAGCATCGACTCAGAAATCTTCACCGTCGATGGTAAGAACGTGCGCGTCGATGAACCCTCCAGATAA
- a CDS encoding carbohydrate-binding module family 20 domain-containing protein, whose amino-acid sequence MIARKSLLAMIAGAWVTQASATPRTAFVHLFEWSWDDVAEECEQVLGPKGFAAVQVSPPQKSINGGAWWTRYQPISYEIVGRSGNRSQFQSMVNRCQAVGVDIYVDAVINHMAASGNRNYPEVPYGPNDFNYCGSPIDYYDRYKVQFCDLVGLNDLKTSSDYVQGKIADYLNDLTRMGVKGFRIDAAKHIPAGDVRAIVSRLEGNPYIFQEVIEAFGEPVRPEEYVGNGNVTEFRFEREMGAIFKGFKPLKELQWINRKGWLRSDQAVVFVSNHDDQRQYPERTLTYKDVGNLYYIAEIAMLAYPYGYPKVMSSYYFSDKDQGPPSRGPNTGDRCFDGGWVCEHRWNGIANMVEFRNQTAGEWRLSHWWDDGSNQIAFGRGGLGFVAINRNDFQSLNQRLQTGMPAGEYCDIVHGNFDKATGLCDGPTVTVDGSGFASFDVATIDAVAIHVGAKVGKSQGGDNGSTPLPPPEGSRDITFICDNGETVLGQSVFVVGNIPELGNWKASQAIKIDPDNYPQWEGTVTIDSNGTVEWKCIKGQDDSPASGTVWQSGPNNTLNPAGSSSTRGSF is encoded by the coding sequence ATGATAGCAAGAAAGAGTCTGCTAGCGATGATCGCCGGCGCTTGGGTCACACAGGCCAGCGCAACACCCAGAACTGCATTCGTTCATCTCTTCGAATGGAGTTGGGATGATGTGGCTGAAGAGTGCGAACAGGTGTTAGGACCAAAAGGCTTTGCCGCAGTCCAAGTATCACCACCCCAAAAGTCTATCAATGGTGGAGCTTGGTGGACGAGATACCAGCCGATCAGCTATGAGATTGTCGGGCGAAGCGGCAACCGCTCTCAATTCCAGAGTATGGTGAATCGCTGCCAGGCAGTTGGTGTCGATATTTATGTTGATGCCGTGATCAATCACATGGCTGCTTCTGGAAATCGAAACTACCCTGAAGTTCCCTATGGCCCCAATGACTTTAATTACTGCGGCTCACCAATAGATTACTACGACCGCTACAAAGTGCAGTTCTGCGACCTCGTTGGTCTCAACGATCTAAAAACAAGCAGCGACTATGTTCAAGGTAAGATCGCCGACTACCTCAACGACCTCACTCGTATGGGTGTGAAAGGTTTTCGGATCGATGCAGCAAAGCACATTCCAGCAGGAGATGTGAGAGCGATCGTAAGCCGCCTTGAAGGCAATCCGTATATTTTTCAAGAGGTGATCGAAGCCTTTGGAGAACCGGTTCGTCCTGAAGAATACGTTGGTAACGGTAACGTTACTGAGTTTCGTTTCGAGCGAGAGATGGGCGCTATCTTCAAGGGTTTTAAGCCATTGAAAGAGCTGCAATGGATTAACCGTAAGGGCTGGCTGCGCAGCGATCAGGCTGTTGTCTTTGTGTCGAACCATGATGACCAACGCCAGTACCCAGAGCGAACCCTCACTTACAAAGACGTTGGCAACCTCTACTACATCGCAGAGATTGCAATGCTAGCCTATCCATATGGCTACCCCAAGGTGATGTCGAGCTATTACTTTAGTGACAAGGATCAAGGTCCCCCTAGCCGTGGACCAAATACCGGTGATCGCTGTTTTGATGGGGGTTGGGTCTGTGAACACCGATGGAACGGCATCGCAAACATGGTCGAGTTTAGAAACCAGACAGCTGGCGAGTGGCGACTTAGCCATTGGTGGGACGACGGTTCCAATCAAATCGCGTTTGGCCGCGGTGGTCTTGGCTTTGTCGCTATTAATCGCAACGACTTCCAATCTTTGAATCAGCGTTTGCAAACAGGAATGCCTGCTGGTGAGTACTGCGATATTGTTCACGGTAATTTTGATAAGGCTACTGGTCTTTGCGATGGACCGACGGTAACTGTGGACGGCAGCGGCTTTGCTTCCTTTGATGTGGCTACCATCGATGCTGTAGCAATCCATGTTGGTGCCAAGGTCGGCAAAAGCCAAGGCGGAGACAATGGCAGTACACCTTTACCGCCACCAGAAGGCAGTAGGGACATCACGTTTATCTGTGACAACGGTGAGACCGTCCTTGGCCAGAGCGTTTTCGTCGTTGGCAATATTCCTGAGCTAGGCAACTGGAAGGCAAGCCAGGCGATTAAAATCGATCCCGACAACTATCCCCAATGGGAAGGCACTGTCACCATCGACTCCAATGGTACTGTGGAGTGGAAATGCATCAAGGGTCAAGACGATTCTCCGGCTTCAGGAACGGTCTGGCAGTCTGGACCCAACAATACACTCAACCCAGCAGGCTCTTCCAGCACAAGGGGCTCTTTTTAA
- a CDS encoding NAD(P)H-dependent oxidoreductase: protein MTKKKNAKILILFAHPAPYQSEVNLPLFWASKAEDDVTVVDLYGEYPRFRINIDREQQRLLEHDVLVFMFPLYWYSTPAILKEWQDLVLEYGFAYGADGAALKGKTFLCAVSAGGPAQAYCEEGYNHYTIRELLRPLEQTASLTGMNFLPPFALFSSRSAVEDSRLENHIQDWKRVLQALREGRVDYEAADRLNRINANLDLVIKEPT, encoded by the coding sequence ATGACGAAGAAAAAAAATGCAAAGATCCTCATCCTCTTTGCTCATCCGGCCCCTTATCAATCAGAAGTCAATCTCCCCTTATTTTGGGCTTCCAAAGCCGAAGATGATGTGACTGTCGTCGATCTATACGGTGAGTATCCTCGATTTCGCATCAACATTGACCGAGAGCAGCAGCGACTGCTGGAACACGATGTTTTGGTATTTATGTTTCCTCTCTATTGGTACTCAACGCCAGCGATTTTAAAAGAATGGCAAGATTTGGTGCTAGAATACGGCTTTGCCTACGGGGCAGATGGTGCGGCTTTGAAAGGTAAAACCTTCCTCTGTGCAGTCAGTGCTGGTGGTCCAGCCCAGGCATACTGTGAGGAGGGCTACAATCACTATACCATCCGCGAGCTTCTACGGCCCTTGGAACAAACAGCTAGCCTCACAGGCATGAACTTCTTGCCACCATTCGCCTTGTTCAGCTCTCGTTCGGCGGTCGAAGATAGTCGGTTGGAGAATCACATCCAAGATTGGAAGCGAGTGCTCCAAGCCTTGCGAGAAGGGCGAGTCGATTATGAAGCCGCAGACCGCTTGAACCGCATCAATGCCAACCTCGATTTGGTCATCAAGGAGCCCACATGA
- a CDS encoding response regulator produces MMPQLKPEGKLSSGKPKILLLEDDMDDAWFIQRCVPSGEYSIVHHEYLKRACQESLGDDDVIITDLSVHDSKGMDTFKALLESYPSVPIIIVSGLDDPDKSFEAAKYGAYNFIDKNEIDPRIFPKQIKFARERAKLDNQLREARKAADNQSQMKSEFLAQFSHEIRTPLNAVVGMTKLLKSTTLDDEQSELVEGLELGGNRLLSIVNDILDISKIESGKMELNYEKFDLRTLVSDCIRVYSADAETKGIFLSDYFDSEIPAQVEADPDRIKQVLMNYLSNAMKYTEEGTIIVEVSFDEQSRIRVGVQDSGEGIPQSKIDKLFSSFVQVNRDDSTRGTGLGLVVCKNFAELMGGEVGVHSEEGKGSEFWFSFVPKSVEHIERARSSIEGKKILIFGQDIHVLEILQRQLGGRGVAVTFADASDPVSYDERDFNLIMVDTRFKPPRDKEGSGKERVLPSIVLFDHEGREAGELKLRGAMPQGRVIQTIAWALGEDKKPPSDEMLLTDAQGLIDLKDMKVLVVDDDPLNRKVLAKMLKTWRIQSDFACHGQEALNCCAEKKYDVIFMDCTMPVMDGYEASRRLKAECRAPKIVALTAHAFNEERERCQEAGMDHFLTKPIDMETLKGIVEILASDLCNHKEKKGA; encoded by the coding sequence ATGATGCCACAGCTTAAACCGGAGGGTAAACTGTCATCAGGAAAGCCTAAAATCTTACTGTTAGAGGATGATATGGATGACGCGTGGTTTATCCAGCGTTGCGTGCCGTCTGGCGAATATTCCATCGTCCACCACGAGTATCTGAAACGTGCCTGTCAGGAAAGTCTTGGTGATGATGATGTAATCATCACAGACCTATCCGTTCACGATTCCAAAGGCATGGATACCTTTAAAGCGCTCCTCGAAAGCTACCCGTCAGTGCCAATTATCATTGTCTCAGGGCTTGACGATCCCGATAAGAGTTTCGAAGCTGCGAAGTACGGTGCCTATAACTTCATCGATAAAAATGAAATCGACCCACGGATATTTCCTAAGCAGATTAAATTTGCCAGGGAAAGAGCGAAGCTTGACAATCAGCTGCGGGAGGCGCGGAAGGCTGCTGATAACCAATCGCAAATGAAATCTGAGTTTCTCGCTCAATTTAGCCACGAAATTCGAACTCCTCTGAACGCCGTTGTGGGTATGACGAAACTTCTCAAAAGCACGACCCTTGATGACGAGCAAAGCGAGTTGGTCGAGGGCCTTGAGTTGGGTGGGAATCGCTTGCTTTCGATTGTGAATGACATTCTCGATATATCTAAGATTGAATCAGGCAAGATGGAGCTGAACTATGAGAAATTCGATCTGAGGACTTTGGTGTCAGACTGTATCCGCGTGTATTCTGCCGATGCAGAGACTAAGGGAATATTTCTTAGTGACTATTTTGATTCTGAGATCCCTGCACAGGTTGAGGCTGACCCTGATAGGATCAAGCAAGTTTTGATGAACTATTTGAGCAACGCGATGAAGTATACCGAGGAGGGTACGATTATCGTGGAAGTGTCGTTCGATGAGCAATCAAGGATTCGGGTTGGTGTTCAGGACTCAGGGGAAGGTATTCCTCAATCGAAGATCGACAAGTTATTTTCATCCTTTGTTCAAGTCAATCGAGACGATTCTACCCGCGGTACCGGCCTCGGGCTAGTGGTATGTAAGAACTTTGCTGAGTTGATGGGCGGCGAGGTGGGCGTTCACAGCGAAGAGGGCAAAGGCTCAGAATTTTGGTTTAGTTTTGTGCCAAAGTCAGTTGAGCATATCGAACGGGCGAGATCGTCGATCGAAGGAAAGAAGATTCTGATCTTTGGGCAAGACATACATGTGCTCGAAATTCTTCAACGGCAGCTTGGTGGCCGAGGTGTTGCGGTAACGTTTGCTGATGCTTCTGATCCCGTTAGTTATGACGAGCGGGACTTTAATCTCATTATGGTGGATACTAGATTTAAACCACCCAGAGACAAGGAAGGCTCGGGAAAGGAAAGGGTTTTACCGAGCATTGTGCTTTTCGATCATGAAGGGCGAGAGGCTGGAGAACTTAAGCTGCGGGGTGCCATGCCCCAAGGACGAGTGATTCAAACCATAGCCTGGGCCTTAGGTGAAGATAAAAAACCACCATCAGACGAGATGCTGCTAACTGACGCTCAAGGTCTTATCGATTTGAAAGACATGAAAGTTCTGGTGGTAGATGATGATCCCTTGAATCGTAAGGTCTTAGCAAAGATGCTCAAAACTTGGCGAATCCAGTCAGATTTCGCATGCCATGGGCAAGAGGCTCTCAATTGCTGCGCTGAAAAAAAATACGATGTGATCTTTATGGATTGTACCATGCCGGTGATGGATGGGTATGAGGCATCCCGCCGTTTGAAGGCTGAGTGCCGTGCGCCCAAGATCGTGGCCTTAACCGCTCACGCTTTTAATGAGGAACGGGAGCGCTGCCAAGAGGCTGGCATGGATCACTTTCTCACCAAACCAATCGATATGGAAACCTTAAAAGGTATTGTTGAGATACTTGCCAGCGATCTTTGTAATCATAAAGAAAAAAAAGGTGCTTAG
- a CDS encoding cytochrome c3 family protein, with protein MRYFIRICLLGFITSCTGIIDSPLDKRGEGSDAGPSAVAEQNANQDTPTANNDSSVHFEAPCAMCHEEDRKSPDHFTGQDCASCHSYPSWAETTVAFSHTPKPETCEQCHQRPASGLRAYPNQGPPDGFDPDANSPGSGHYVGQDCVSCHQTPDEGQPQFVFTHSSPQPGVCLPCHFNDGQGEHLNDGDVMLSDLGNCASCHQNFDANQTRNFEPVNGDD; from the coding sequence ATGAGATATTTCATCAGAATCTGCCTACTAGGCTTCATCACATCATGTACAGGGATAATTGATTCGCCATTGGACAAGCGAGGCGAAGGATCCGATGCAGGACCATCTGCAGTTGCGGAGCAAAATGCCAATCAAGACACGCCTACGGCAAACAACGATTCATCTGTCCACTTCGAAGCCCCTTGTGCTATGTGCCACGAAGAAGACCGAAAAAGTCCGGATCATTTCACAGGCCAAGACTGTGCCTCTTGTCATTCCTATCCAAGTTGGGCCGAAACCACAGTAGCATTCAGCCACACACCTAAACCAGAAACTTGTGAACAATGCCATCAGCGCCCGGCCAGTGGCTTGCGCGCTTACCCAAACCAAGGACCACCAGATGGCTTTGACCCCGATGCCAATAGCCCAGGAAGCGGCCACTACGTTGGTCAGGACTGCGTTTCCTGCCACCAAACCCCAGATGAAGGTCAGCCTCAGTTTGTGTTTACCCATAGTAGCCCGCAACCGGGAGTTTGTCTTCCTTGTCACTTCAATGATGGTCAGGGAGAGCACTTGAATGATGGTGACGTTATGCTCAGTGATCTAGGTAATTGCGCAAGTTGTCATCAAAACTTTGATGCCAATCAAACCCGAAACTTCGAGCCTGTTAATGGCGACGACTGA
- a CDS encoding monovalent cation:proton antiporter-2 (CPA2) family protein, translating to MIEYFIQTFIYLCAAVVSVPIAKRFGLGSVLGYLIAGVIIGPVVGLVGSETTTIQHFAEFGVVMMLFLVGLELEPRMLWRMRTRLLGLGGLQVGLTITLIAAIAVAFGQSWNTAITISLIFSLSSTAIVLQTFNEKNLTKTEGANTAFSVLLFQDIAVIPMLAFIPLLAIPELASVGAEATAGGHHEELSLVSGLSGWLYALVVGGAVAGVVFGGHYLSRPLFKFVANAGLREVFTAATLLLIIGIAALMSLVGLSPALGTFLAGVVLANSEFRHELESNIEPFKGLLLGLFFITVGAGIDFGLLSSNTWQVLAMTLGVMLGKGLVLFILALLFKVQGKDRWLFTLSLAQAGEFGFVLLNFSVQSHVLPPEMSGILSLVVALSMFLTPGLFILFDHVIRPAFDKQSDQREPDVIEERGLAIIAGIGRFGQIVNRLLVANKVNTVVLDYQAGQIDLMRKINVKSYFGDATRPELLHTAGIEQARLFVVAIDQKEPSIELVKYLKHTYPNLKVLARAFDRGHSYALRMAGADYIVSETYYSALEMGRVALENLGMHPFRAEQVRVTFDELERRSKDHLFEIWKKGREDNRFTSNYREVFIEFEKALSEAMQEDRRENMSRTDRMWNPPPKRYVSEVQENLDH from the coding sequence ATGATCGAATATTTTATTCAAACCTTTATCTATCTGTGCGCTGCGGTGGTATCCGTGCCCATTGCCAAACGCTTCGGCCTTGGTTCGGTACTTGGCTATCTGATTGCTGGTGTCATCATTGGTCCAGTGGTGGGGCTGGTAGGCAGTGAAACTACGACCATTCAACATTTTGCTGAGTTCGGCGTGGTCATGATGCTATTCCTCGTTGGCTTGGAATTAGAGCCTCGCATGCTTTGGCGGATGAGAACACGGCTCCTCGGCCTAGGAGGCTTGCAGGTTGGCTTAACCATCACCCTGATTGCGGCGATCGCCGTAGCATTCGGCCAGTCTTGGAATACTGCCATAACCATAAGCTTAATTTTTTCGTTGTCCTCCACTGCCATCGTCTTGCAGACTTTTAATGAAAAAAATCTGACCAAGACTGAAGGAGCCAACACCGCCTTTTCGGTTCTCTTATTTCAAGATATCGCTGTGATTCCCATGCTTGCCTTTATCCCTCTGCTTGCTATACCCGAGCTTGCCAGCGTGGGTGCGGAAGCCACTGCTGGTGGTCATCATGAAGAGCTGAGCTTAGTTTCTGGCTTGTCTGGTTGGCTTTACGCGCTCGTCGTCGGAGGGGCGGTAGCCGGCGTTGTTTTTGGTGGCCATTACCTCAGCCGACCATTATTTAAATTTGTCGCCAACGCGGGGCTTAGAGAAGTATTCACTGCTGCTACCCTGCTGCTCATTATCGGTATCGCTGCATTGATGAGTCTGGTGGGCCTGTCCCCGGCTTTGGGGACATTTTTAGCTGGAGTTGTCCTTGCCAACAGCGAATTCCGCCATGAGCTAGAATCGAATATTGAACCATTTAAGGGGCTACTACTAGGGCTGTTCTTTATCACTGTCGGGGCAGGAATTGATTTTGGCCTCTTATCGTCCAACACCTGGCAGGTGTTGGCGATGACTCTGGGAGTCATGCTGGGCAAGGGCCTAGTACTCTTCATTCTCGCCCTTTTATTCAAAGTCCAAGGCAAAGATCGCTGGCTCTTCACGTTAAGCTTAGCGCAAGCCGGGGAATTTGGCTTTGTCTTGCTAAACTTTTCCGTGCAAAGCCACGTGCTTCCTCCCGAGATGTCGGGCATTCTGTCGCTAGTGGTTGCCCTTTCTATGTTTCTCACCCCAGGTTTGTTCATCCTGTTCGACCACGTGATCCGGCCAGCATTTGACAAACAGTCAGACCAACGAGAACCTGACGTTATTGAAGAGCGAGGTCTCGCAATCATCGCAGGCATTGGTCGCTTTGGACAAATCGTCAACCGCCTTTTGGTCGCCAATAAGGTCAACACCGTTGTTCTCGACTACCAGGCTGGCCAGATTGATCTCATGCGTAAGATCAATGTCAAAAGCTATTTTGGTGATGCCACCCGCCCCGAACTGTTGCATACAGCAGGCATCGAACAGGCAAGGCTCTTCGTTGTGGCTATCGATCAAAAAGAACCGTCCATTGAGCTGGTCAAATATCTTAAACACACCTACCCCAATCTTAAGGTCCTCGCCCGCGCCTTTGACCGTGGTCACTCCTATGCCCTTCGCATGGCTGGCGCTGACTACATTGTGAGCGAAACCTACTATTCCGCACTGGAAATGGGGCGCGTGGCTCTTGAAAATCTTGGCATGCATCCATTCCGTGCCGAGCAAGTTCGCGTCACATTTGACGAGCTAGAGCGCCGAAGCAAGGACCACTTGTTCGAAATCTGGAAGAAGGGCCGCGAGGACAACCGCTTTACGAGCAATTACCGCGAGGTTTTCATTGAGTTCGAAAAAGCGTTAAGCGAGGCGATGCAAGAGGATCGTCGCGAGAACATGTCGCGAACCGACCGAATGTGGAACCCTCCTCCCAAGCGCTATGTCAGCGAAGTACAGGAGAATTTAGACCATTGA